A genomic region of Papaver somniferum cultivar HN1 chromosome 7, ASM357369v1, whole genome shotgun sequence contains the following coding sequences:
- the LOC113300540 gene encoding protein YLS3-like, protein MATGIVLLKCMFLMVLSVGFVKSDVEKDKEECATQLIGISTCLSYVGGTGKSPTPDCCNGLKQVIKTSLKCLCVLIKDRNDPSLGLKFNTTLALGLPSICKTNSKISECPALLHLPPNSTDTKMFQDFDSKSNGNGTTTTASSAPVSKETPKTGTSAAGSIPQVKNDGGLRINNWLGSRIVCGFLLLILVV, encoded by the exons ATGGCAACTGGGATAGTGTTGTTAAAATGCATGTTTTTGATGGTTTTGAGTGTGGGTTTTGTGAAATCAGATGTTGAAAAAGATAAAGAAGAGTGTGCCACACAACTAATTGGGATATCAACATGTTTATCTTATGTCGGTGGTACAGGAAAATCTCCAACACCAGATTGTTGTAATGGTCTTAAACAAGTTATTAAGACTAGCCTGAAATGTCTGTGTGTACTTATTAAAGACAGGAATGATCCTTCTCTTGGTCTCAAATTTAACACCACTCTTGCTTTAGGACTTCCTTCTATTTGTAAAACCAATTCTAAGATTTCTGAGTGCCCCG CACTATTACATTTGCCTCCTAATTCAACTGATACGAAAATGTTCCAAGATTTTGATAGCAAGTCAAATGGTAATGGTACTACAACTACTGCTAGCAGTGCACCAGTATCCAAGG AAACTCCAAAGACTGGCACTAGTGCTGCGGGATCAATTCCACAAGTGAAGAACGATGGTGGATTGAGAATAAATAACTGGTTGGGATCGAGAATAGTGTGTGGATTTCTATTATTGATCTTGGTTGTCTAA